A genomic stretch from Deinococcus radiotolerans includes:
- a CDS encoding sugar ABC transporter substrate-binding protein: MKKALTVLSLALLGQASAATITVWTHFGDSELAWLRSQAADFKAKTGNTVNVVSVPFGEMTDKFIQSAPKGQGPDLMTTQPHDRLGQLAAAGVIEPMDKYVTSRTDLDKTALNAMTYQGKLFGIPMFAEAVAVVYNKALVPSAPTTWSAFLAAAQKNTGSGKFGYLADLSNAYMQYGIISAYGGYVFKNNGGTLNVKDVGLANAGADKASAFLNDLRYKYNLVPEGVNGDAAKSAFVQGRLAMFLTGPWDMGDIKKAGINYGITAFPTPPGATGKWSPFVGVQGTMLNAYSKNKTVAAQFAKQISSSDAQVAFNKAGGRIPASLSARTKLKADPVVQGFGKTISMGTPMPNVPQMGAVWGPWSNAIAQSVQKANQNYGQILDKAVQEINSGIK, translated from the coding sequence ATGAAAAAAGCTCTGACTGTTCTCTCCCTTGCCCTGCTCGGCCAGGCCAGCGCCGCCACCATCACCGTGTGGACCCACTTCGGCGACAGCGAACTCGCGTGGCTGCGCAGCCAGGCCGCCGACTTCAAGGCGAAGACCGGCAACACCGTGAACGTCGTCAGCGTGCCCTTCGGCGAGATGACCGACAAGTTCATCCAGAGCGCCCCCAAGGGCCAGGGCCCCGACCTGATGACCACCCAGCCGCACGACCGCCTCGGCCAGCTGGCCGCCGCCGGCGTGATCGAGCCCATGGACAAGTACGTCACCAGCCGCACCGACCTGGACAAGACCGCCCTGAACGCCATGACCTACCAGGGCAAGCTGTTTGGCATCCCCATGTTCGCCGAAGCAGTCGCCGTCGTGTACAACAAGGCCCTGGTCCCCAGCGCCCCCACCACCTGGAGTGCGTTCCTGGCCGCCGCGCAGAAGAACACCGGCAGTGGCAAGTTCGGCTACCTCGCTGACCTGAGCAACGCCTACATGCAGTACGGCATCATCAGCGCCTACGGCGGCTACGTCTTCAAGAACAACGGCGGTACCCTGAACGTCAAGGACGTGGGCCTCGCCAACGCCGGCGCCGACAAGGCCAGCGCGTTCCTGAACGACCTGCGCTACAAGTACAACCTCGTGCCCGAAGGCGTGAACGGCGACGCTGCCAAGAGCGCGTTCGTGCAGGGCCGCCTGGCGATGTTCCTCACCGGCCCCTGGGACATGGGCGACATCAAGAAGGCCGGCATCAACTACGGCATCACCGCCTTCCCCACCCCTCCCGGCGCGACCGGCAAGTGGAGCCCCTTCGTGGGCGTGCAGGGCACCATGCTCAACGCCTACAGCAAGAACAAGACGGTCGCTGCGCAGTTCGCCAAGCAGATCAGCTCCTCTGACGCGCAGGTTGCGTTCAACAAGGCCGGCGGCCGCATCCCCGCCAGCCTCAGCGCCCGCACCAAGCTGAAGGCCGACCCCGTCGTGCAGGGCTTCGGCAAGACCATCAGCATGGGCACCCCCATGCCCAACGTGCCCCAGATGGGCGCCGTGTGGGGCCCCTGGAGCAACGCCATCGCGCAGAGCGTCCAGAAGGCCAACCAGAACTACGGCCAGATCCTCGACAAGGCCGTCCAGGAAATCAACAGCGGCATCAAGTAA
- a CDS encoding MFS transporter → MSSAAPSPAPAAPGRTKLILFLTIFIAMLGLSVLFPIIAPLGRELGLTETQTGWFSTGYSLMQFIFSPIWGGRSERVGRKPILLMGLVGFSLSFGLFGVLAQAGLNGALGGTLLFGLLVASRVLGGMLSSATLPTAQAMMADLSSAKDRAASLGLIGAAFGLGVVFGPAIGAALSGISLTAPVFFSAALGLITALVAWRTLPETRQSGAKPAAKGSRRALLAQPTVLLLLAISALSTLASVGMEQTIGFYVQDTLRLTPEGAARTVGIMLTLFGFVAALVQGGAIRPLAKKLPTTPLVTAGLLIMGAGMLLVPTAHAFWPITLALAVVGVGSAILSPSLSAGLSLSAGEDLQGTMAGLNSSALALGRMTGPLLSTGLYQTVSHAAPYVLSGSVLLALLAVVLLIRPKVQPAAA, encoded by the coding sequence ATGTCGTCCGCCGCCCCCTCGCCCGCTCCGGCCGCGCCCGGGCGCACCAAACTGATCCTCTTCCTGACGATCTTCATCGCCATGCTGGGCCTGAGTGTCCTCTTCCCCATCATCGCCCCACTGGGCCGGGAACTGGGCCTGACCGAAACGCAGACCGGCTGGTTCTCCACCGGGTACTCCCTGATGCAGTTCATTTTCTCGCCCATCTGGGGGGGCCGCAGCGAACGCGTGGGCCGCAAACCCATCCTGCTGATGGGCCTCGTGGGCTTCTCCCTCAGTTTCGGTCTGTTCGGCGTACTCGCCCAGGCGGGCCTGAACGGCGCCCTGGGCGGCACCCTGCTGTTCGGCCTGCTCGTCGCCTCGCGCGTGCTGGGCGGCATGCTGTCCAGCGCCACGCTGCCCACCGCGCAGGCCATGATGGCCGACCTCAGCAGCGCCAAGGACCGCGCCGCCAGCCTCGGCCTGATCGGCGCGGCGTTCGGACTGGGCGTCGTGTTCGGCCCGGCCATCGGCGCCGCCCTGAGCGGCATCAGCCTGACCGCCCCGGTGTTCTTCAGCGCCGCGCTGGGCCTGATCACCGCGCTCGTCGCGTGGCGCACCCTGCCCGAAACCCGCCAGAGCGGCGCGAAACCCGCCGCGAAAGGCAGCCGGCGCGCGCTGCTCGCACAGCCCACCGTGCTGCTGCTGCTGGCCATCAGCGCCCTGTCCACCCTGGCCAGCGTGGGCATGGAACAGACCATCGGCTTCTACGTGCAGGACACCCTGCGCCTCACGCCCGAGGGGGCCGCGCGCACCGTGGGCATCATGCTGACGCTGTTCGGCTTCGTGGCCGCGCTCGTGCAGGGCGGCGCCATCCGGCCACTGGCGAAGAAGCTGCCCACCACGCCCCTGGTCACCGCTGGCCTGCTGATCATGGGCGCCGGCATGCTGCTGGTGCCCACCGCGCACGCCTTCTGGCCCATCACGCTGGCCCTGGCGGTCGTGGGCGTGGGCAGCGCCATCCTGAGCCCCAGCCTCAGCGCGGGCCTGAGCCTCTCGGCCGGAGAGGACCTCCAGGGCACCATGGCCGGCCTGAACAGCAGCGCCCTGGCCCTGGGCCGCATGACCGGCCCGCTGCTCAGCACCGGGTTGTACCAGACGGTCAGTCACGCCGCGCCCTACGTCCTGAGCGGCAGCGTCCTGCTGGCCCTGCTGGCAGTCGTGCTGCTGATCCGCCCGAAGGTGCAGCCCGCCGCCGCGTAA
- a CDS encoding RsmB/NOP family class I SAM-dependent RNA methyltransferase, with translation MTDARRPRTARDRPDPFNPAREVAVRVLLRVIDADAFAAPALDAALQEARLPARDAGLATHVVYGALRHAPSLTRALDARLTGDTHPKTRAVLLAGAFERLFLGTPPHAVVSEYVNLARGARLAPPGLVNAVLRRLESLSPAEEIPDEMPAWLADVYRRAYGEQAQAVLANLLEPQPLWLSLSDAGVRALEDEGSVLDGGVQGVDRVALDRPLRQTAAFQQGQAQPINPASLACVDALGDVTGERVLDLAGGAGVKAAMLATRGAQVTSVDVVARKHDLARANLKRLGLNAQFITHDLTQPLAAEPARAVLLDAPCTGSGTLRSHPEIKLRLTPDAVQGMAALQARMLPNAAALVRPGGTLVYSVCSVTPQEGPEVVQAFLDAHPEFSAQPVPNLEVPHVPAGPGVLTVPVDGVDGFFIARLQRRA, from the coding sequence ATGACTGATGCACGCCGCCCCCGCACCGCCCGCGACCGACCCGACCCATTCAACCCGGCCCGCGAGGTCGCCGTGCGGGTGCTGCTGCGCGTGATCGACGCCGACGCCTTCGCAGCGCCCGCCCTGGACGCCGCGCTGCAGGAGGCCCGATTGCCCGCGCGTGACGCGGGACTGGCCACGCACGTCGTGTACGGCGCGCTGCGGCACGCGCCCAGCCTGACCCGCGCGCTCGACGCGCGCCTGACCGGCGACACGCACCCAAAGACCCGCGCGGTCCTGCTGGCCGGGGCATTCGAGCGGCTGTTCCTGGGCACCCCGCCGCACGCGGTGGTCAGCGAGTACGTGAACCTCGCGCGCGGCGCGCGCCTGGCGCCCCCCGGTCTGGTGAACGCCGTGCTGCGCCGCCTGGAGAGCCTGAGCCCTGCGGAGGAGATCCCCGATGAGATGCCCGCGTGGCTGGCGGACGTGTACCGCCGCGCGTACGGCGAGCAGGCGCAGGCGGTGCTGGCGAACCTGCTGGAGCCGCAACCCCTGTGGCTGAGCCTCAGCGACGCGGGCGTCCGCGCCCTGGAAGACGAGGGGAGCGTCCTGGACGGGGGCGTGCAGGGCGTGGACCGCGTAGCCCTGGACCGCCCGCTGAGGCAGACCGCCGCGTTCCAGCAGGGGCAGGCGCAGCCGATCAACCCGGCCAGCCTCGCCTGCGTGGACGCCCTGGGCGACGTGACGGGCGAGCGCGTGCTGGACTTGGCGGGCGGCGCGGGCGTGAAGGCCGCGATGCTCGCCACGCGCGGCGCGCAGGTGACCAGCGTGGACGTTGTGGCCCGCAAGCACGACCTCGCCCGCGCAAACCTGAAGCGCCTGGGCCTGAACGCGCAGTTCATCACGCACGACCTGACCCAGCCGCTGGCCGCAGAGCCCGCGCGCGCCGTGCTGCTGGACGCCCCCTGCACCGGCAGCGGCACCCTGCGCAGCCACCCGGAGATCAAGCTGCGCCTCACGCCGGACGCCGTGCAGGGCATGGCGGCTCTTCAGGCGCGGATGCTGCCGAACGCCGCCGCGCTGGTGCGGCCCGGCGGGACGCTGGTGTACTCGGTGTGTTCCGTCACGCCGCAGGAAGGGCCGGAAGTCGTGCAGGCGTTCCTGGACGCGCACCCGGAGTTCAGCGCGCAGCCGGTCCCGAATCTGGAGGTGCCGCACGTGCCCGCCGGGCCGGGCGTCCTGACCGTACCGGTGGACGGCGTGGACGGGTTCTTCATCGCGCGCCTCCAACGCCGCGCCTGA
- the deoD gene encoding purine-nucleoside phosphorylase, with translation MSIHLNAQPGQIAETVLLPGDPLRAKHIAETFLTDPVLHNTVRGMHGYTGTYKGQKVSVQGTGMGIASSMIYVSELITEYGCKNLIRVGTAGSYQADVHVRDIVLAQAACTDSNINNIRFGAKNYAPIADFDLLMRAYQIARERGHATHVGNIMSSDTFYHDDFDQYKIWADYGVLAVEMEAAGLYTLAAKHGVKALTVLTISDHLVTREETTAEERQLTFNAMIEIALDAALSQ, from the coding sequence ATGAGTATCCACCTGAACGCACAACCCGGCCAGATCGCCGAAACCGTCCTGCTGCCCGGCGACCCCCTGCGCGCCAAGCACATCGCCGAGACCTTCCTGACCGACCCCGTGCTGCACAACACCGTGCGCGGCATGCACGGCTACACCGGCACGTACAAAGGCCAGAAGGTCAGCGTGCAGGGCACCGGCATGGGCATCGCCAGCTCCATGATCTACGTCAGTGAACTCATCACCGAGTACGGCTGCAAGAACCTCATCCGCGTCGGCACCGCCGGCAGCTACCAGGCGGACGTGCACGTCCGCGACATCGTCCTCGCTCAGGCCGCCTGCACCGACAGCAACATCAACAACATCCGCTTCGGCGCGAAGAACTACGCCCCGATTGCCGACTTCGACCTGCTGATGCGCGCCTACCAGATCGCGCGTGAACGCGGCCACGCCACGCACGTCGGCAACATCATGAGCAGCGACACCTTCTACCACGACGATTTCGACCAGTACAAAATCTGGGCGGACTACGGCGTGCTCGCCGTCGAGATGGAAGCCGCTGGGCTGTACACCCTGGCCGCCAAGCACGGCGTGAAGGCCCTGACCGTCCTGACCATCAGCGACCACCTCGTCACCCGCGAGGAAACCACCGCCGAGGAACGCCAGCTGACCTTCAACGCCATGATCGAGATTGCCCTCGACGCCGCGCTCAGCCAGTAA